The DNA sequence AGGACTTGCTGGGCCGGGTGTATGAGTACTTCCTGGGCCAGTTTGCCGATGCCGAGGGCAAGAAGGGCGGGCAGTTCTACACCCCGGGCAGCATCGTGCGGCTGATGGTGGAAATGCTGGAACCTTACCAGGGCCGCATCTACGACGGAGCCTGCGGGAGTGGGGGCATGTTTGTGCAGAGCGACAAGTTTATTGAGGAGCACCGGGGCCGCAAGGACGCTATTTCGGTGTTTGGGCAGGAAAGCAACCCCACTACTCACCGGCTGGCCCGCATGAACCTGGCCATCCGAGGCATTGAAGCTACCATTGAACTGGGCGATACGCTGCTGCACGATGCCTTCCCCGATCTGAAGGCTGATTTCGTGCTGGCTAACCCGCCGTTTAATATCTCGGACTGGAACGGGGAGCAGCTGCGCGACGACCGGCGCTGGAAATACGGGGTGCCGCCCCTGGGCAACGCCAACTTTGCCTGGCTCCAGCACTTCGTGCACAAGCTCTCGCCTAAGGGGCGGGGCGGTATCGTGCTGGCTAATGGCTCGATGACCAGCGCCTCGGGCGGGGAAGACGCCATGCGCCGGGAACTGGTGCAGGCCAACTTAGTAGACTGCATGGTGGCTTTGCCTACCCAGCTGTTTTTTAACACCCAGATTCCGGCCTGCATCTGGTTTTTGGCCCGGGACCGGGCCAGCAACCCCCAGCGCGACCGGAGCAAGGAAATCCTGTTCATCGATGCCCGGCAGCTGGGCACCATGATTAGCCGCCGCAACCGGGAGCTAACCGAGACTGACATTCGCCGCGTGGCCGATGTGTATCACAACTGGCGCTGCCAGAGCGCCAGTGTGGGGCCAAATGGCGAGCCGCCGGTTACTTACTTGGATGAGCCCGGCTTCTGCCGCGCCGCTTCAATTGAAGAAGTAGAAGCTCATGGCTTCGTGCTGACACCGGGGCGGTATGTGGGGACGGAGGATGTGGAGGAGAACGAAGAATATGAAGAGTTGCTCCAAGAATTGGGTGCTGAATTAGCAACACAGCTTGCTGAGTCTGCTCAGCTAGAGGACAAAATTCGTCAGAGCCTTCTAAGTGTAGGAATCACAATCTAGCAGTGCAATGATGAACAGTTGGCGAAATGTTAAGCTAGGTGATATAGCACGCTTGATAAAAGACGGCTATACTCCCGAACCTGATGATGACACTCCCTATATAGGACTTGAGCATATAGAGCAGCAGACCTTACGGCTTATAAGCTGTGGTATAGCTTCGGATGTAACTAGTACAAAGGCCCAATTCAAAACCGGTGATATTCTCTTTGGGAAGCTAAGGCCATACTTTAGAAAGGTTTACCGGCCTAAGTTTGATGGAATATGCTCTACTGATATTTGGGTAATTAGAGCAAGGACAGGAGTAGATCAAGGCTTCTTGTTCTATTTACTAGCTAGTTACGAGTTCGTTGATATGACAGCAGCAGGGTCATCTGGAACACGTATGCCCCGTGCTGATTGGAAGTATCTTAGTAATTCCGAATGGCGCTGGAAACTTCCTCCGCTTCCCGAGCAACAGCAGATAGCAGCCATTCTTTCCAGCCTCGACGACAAAATCGAGTTGAACCGGCGTATGAACCAGACGCTGGAGCAACTGGCGCAAACCCTGTTTCGGCAGTGGTTCGTGGCTTTTGATTTTTCGAATGCCGAGGGGCAGCCTTACCGCAGCAGTGGCGGGGAGATGGTTGAGTCGGAGTTGGGTGAGATTCCGCAGGGGTGGCGGGTCGGCTCTTTGGATACTATCGCTACCTACCTGAATGGGCTTGCTCTACAGAAGTTTCCTGCTGATGGTCCAGACTCTCTGCCTGTAATTAAGATTCGGGAGATGCGGCAAGGTATTACAGATGCTACCGATAGAGCTAGCCGTGCTGTTGGAGAGAAATATATTATCCAAGATGGAGATATACTTTTTTCCTGGTCGGGTACTTTGGATGTTGTAATGTGGAGTGGAGGTGAGGGTGCTTTAAATCAACATCTTTTTAAAGTTTCATCTTCAGCTTACCCCAAATGGTTCTTCTATTTGTGGACCTTGTTTCACTTAGAGCAATTTAAGCAGATAGCTAAAGATAAGGCCACGACAATGGGTCATATTCAGCGGCGGCATCTCACAGAAGCGATAGTTACTATTCCGAATGAATTTCAGCTAGAGACTATGAGCTTGGTACTTGAGCCTATTCTGAGCAGAATTCTTAACAATATGCTCGAATCCCGCACCCTGGCCACGCTGCGCGACACGCTACTGCCGCAGCTGCTGAGCGGGCGGCTCACGGTGCGGCAGGGCGAGGAGCTGGCAGCGCAGAGCTGATGAAGTACCAGGCCGCCGATGGGGAAGGGGAGGTGCTGCCCAACCGGCTGGGGCTGACCGAGCGGGCGGCGGTGGAGCAGGCCGAAACCCAGGGGTTTCTGCTGGCCGAGCAGGAGCTGCTGGAGGAGCTGCGGGAAGACCAGGTATTCGACGCGGCCTACCTCCAGGAGCTTCACCGCCGGGCCCTAGGGGAAGTGTACGAGTTTGCGGGGCGCTACCGCAGCGTGAACATGTCGAAAGGCGGCTTCACGTTTCCGGCGGCCCTGCACCTGCCCCAGAGTATGGCGGCATTCGAGCGGGAAATGCTGCTGCCGCTGCCGCACGCGTGGCCTACCACCGCCGACCTGGTGCGCGACGTGGCCCGGGTACACGCTGAACTGCTGTTCATTCACCCGTTTCGGGAGGGCAACGGCCGCACGGCCCGGGTGCTGGCCAACCTGATGGCCTACAAAAACGGCTCGACCAGCTTTCAGTGGGAGAAGCTGGCCGAGCCGGAACAGTTTGCGCTGTATGTGCGGGCCGTGCAAGCCGCCGGGCGGCAGGTTGACTACGGGCCGATGGAGGCGGTTATTCGGAGCGTTTTGCCTTCGGAGCTGGCGTAGCGCACTTGCTGATGAATTGTTGCAGCTGGTCGGTGTTGGCCTGGATGCCTTCCACCCTGGCCGAGCCTACCGCGTTGCGCACCAGCATCTGCTGCCGCTCGGCGCTGTCGCGCAGGTGGGGAAACCGGTCTACGATTCGCTTGGCGTTTGCTTTCATGGGGAGGAACATTTTACCTTTCTACGACAAAGTAACCAGAATAATCATTCCCCGCTGTTATTCCCGCTTGTCTGCTTCCAGATCTATTATCACTCCAGGGTGTGGATGGGCAATGAGCAAAAAGAACGTCATGTCGAACGCAGTGAGACATGACGGACGTGTTTTAAGCAGTTATTGTCTACTCCCCCGCGTGCCCCGATGACCGAAGACGATATAGAGCAACTTGCGCTGGAATTTCTAGCGGCCCAGCAATACCAAACTGTATACGGCCCTACTTTGGGCCCACCCGATAGCAACCACGGCGGCGAGGAACGGCAGCACTACGACGACGTAGTACTAGCCGGCAGGCTGCGCGACTTCCTGGACCGTCACAACCGCCACCTGCCGGCCGACGCCCGCCAGGATGCCCTGCGGCAGGTGCTGCGCGTGGGCGAAGGGCTGACCCCGCTGGCTGCCAACGAGGCATTCCATACCCTGCTCACCGAGGGCGTGCCTGTGGAGTACCGCGACCCGGCCAGCGGGGAAGTGCGCGGCGACCGGGTGTGGCTGATCGACTGGGACCGACCCGAGCAAAATCAGTTTCTGGCGGTCAATCAGCTTACCATCATAGAGGACGGGCAGAATAAGCGGCCCGACATGGTGCTGTTCGTGAATGGGATGCCGCTGGTGGTGCTGGAACTGAAGAACGCTGCCAATGCCAAGGCTACCTGCAAGCAGGCTTTTCAGCAGCTACAAACCTATAAGAAGGCTATTCCGGGGCTGTTTGTGTACAACGCCCTATTGGTCGTGTCAGATGGCTTCGAGGCCAAGGCCGGCACGGTGTCGTCGGACTGGTCGCGCTTCTCGGCCTGGAAAGCCCGCGACGAGTACGGTTTGGCCCCGACCAATGAGTCGCAGCTGGAAACGCTGTGTGCTGGCCTGCTCCCGCCCGCCCACCTGCTCGACGTGCTGCGTCACTTTCTGGTATTCGAGCACGCCCGCAACGGCACGATTAAGAAGCTGGCGGCCTACCACCAGTTCTTTGCCGTGCGCAAGGCTGTGACGGCCACCCAGAAAGCCGCCAGCGTGCGTGGTGACAAGCGCGCTGGGGTAGTGTGGCACACCCAGGGCTCGGGCAAGAGCCTGAGCATGGTATTCTACGCCGGCAAGCTTGTAGTGAGTGAAGAGCTGGGTAACCCCACGCTGGTAATTCTTACGGACCGCAACGACCTTGACCAGCAGCTTTACCAGACCTTTACCGACTGCCGCGCCCTGATGCGGCAGGTGCCCGAGCAGGCGGAAGACCGCGAAGATCTACGCCGCAAGCTGAGCGTAGCGGCCGGCGGGGTGGTATTCACTACTATTCAGAAGTTTCTGCCCGAAGAGAAGGGAACCCGCTACCCGGAGCTAAGTGCCCGGCGCAACATCGTCGTCATTGCCGACGAGGCCCACCGCAGCCAGTACGACTTTATCGACGGCTTTGCCCGCCACCTGCGCGACGCTCTGCCCAATGCTACCTATATCGGCTTCACTGGTACGCCCGTCGAAAGCACTGACCGTAATACCCAGGCGGTATTCGGCGACTACATCGACGTGTACGACATTCAGCAGGCGGTGGAAGATGGGGCTACGGTGCGCATCTACTATGAAAACCGACTGGTTAAAATCAACCTGAAAGCGGGGGAGGAAGATTTAGTAGATACTGCCTTTGAGGAGTTAACTGAAAGTGAAGAGTTAACGGCTAAGCAGCAGCTTAAGGCCCGCTGGGCGCGGGTGGAAGCTCTGGTCGGCAGCGACGACCGGGTGCGCCGTATTGCTCAGGACATCGTGCAGCACTTTGAGGCCCGCACCGCCGTGTTGGCGGGCAAGGGTATGATTGTGTGCATGAGTCGCCGTATCTGTGCGGCTCTGTACGCTGAAATCGTGAAGCTGCGCCCCGAATGGCATTCGGCCAATGACAAGCAGGGCAAGCTAAAAGTGGTCATGACTGGTTCCAGCTCCGATGCGGAGCACTTGCAGCCCCATATCCGCAACAAAGCAGCCCGTACGGCTCTGGCCGACCGGATGAAAGACCCCCAGGACGAGTTGCAGCTCGTTATCGTGCGCGACATGTGGCTCACTGGCTTCGACGCGCCCAGCCTGCATACACTGTATGTCGATAAGCCTATGAAGGGCCACAACCTGATGCAGGCTATTGCCCGCGTCAACCGGGTATTTCCGGGCAAGGACGGGGGGCTGGTAGTAGACTATCTGGGTATTGCCACCGATTTGAAACGGGCCCTAGCTACTTACACCGAAAGCGGGGGAAAGGGCAAGCCTACCCTCGATCAGGCCGAAGCAGTAGCCGCTACCCTAAGTTTCCACGAAGCTGTAGTGTCGTTGCTGCACGGTTGTAACTACGGGGGGTATTACTCCCTGACAACGAAGCAGAAGCTGGCCGGCATTATCGACTTGGCCGACTGCGTGCTGGCTTTGCCTGACAATGGCCGACAGCGTTTCTTGGACCAGACGTTAGGTCTGCTTAAAACCTTCGCTATTGCCGTACCGCACCCTACTGTATTAGCACTTAGTGACGATGTGGCCTTGTTCCAGGCCGTGCGGGCCCGACTGCTAAAGCTGGAAGAAGGCAGCAAGCCGGCAGGTAAATCGGATGAAGAAGTGGATACAGCCATTCGCCAAATCGTGTCCGATGCTGTCGTAGCAGGCGACGTGGTAGATATCTTCGCCGAAGCCGGCCTGCGCAAGCCCGATATTTCTATTCTATCAGATGAATTTCTTGCCGAAGTGCGGGGGTTGAAGCAGAAGAATATTGCCCTAGAGTTGTTGAAGAAGCTGCTAGTCGAGGATATCAAAAGCCGAGCACGTAGTAACGTTGTACAAAGCCGCAAGTTCTCGGAGATGCTCGATGCGGCGGTGAAGAAATACCAGAACAACGTCATCACAGCCGCACAGATAATTGATGAGTTAATTAAGCTGGCCAAAGACCTTAAGGAGCAAGATGCCCGGGGTGACAAGTTCAACTTGAACAAGGATGAATTAGCATTCTATGATGCTTTAGGAGCTAGTGAAAGTGCTGTTGAGGTGATGGGTGATGATAAGCTACGCATTATTGCCCGCGAACTGGTCGATATCGTGCGCAAAAACACCAGCATCGACTGGACGCTGAAGGAAAGTGTGCAGGCTAATCTGCGTCGGCTTGTCAAGCGCATATTGAATAAGTACGGTTACCCACCGGATTTACAAGCTAGGGCTGTGGAAACGGTGTTAGAACAAGCGAAACGGTTGGCCGTGTCGAGTAATATCTAGCTAAGGCCTACTGATTTTTGTTGGTGTTTACTTAAAAGTAATTGCCTCTTGTAGGTAATAGCAGACTTGACTCAGAATGCGCTGCATCTCGTTGCAGGGAGGGTCGTCGTTGCCGGGGATGCTGCTGTTAAGGAAGGTGACGATCAGCAGCCGACCGCTACAGGTGCGTACGTAGCCAGCGTGCCAGTCTTGCCCCAGAATCCAGGGCCTCTAAAGTCACGGGGACTAGCTCGGAGCATTTGGACAGGAGGACAAACAGTCGTCCCAGCCTCTGGTGCCGCGCCTACTTCCGTTGCGCCTGTTGGCCGCCTCCTGCCGCCGCTAAGCTCATCCGTTTGTATAGTGGATGGGTTATATTTGCAGTATGAATACGCCTTCTCATCTACTGTCTTCGAATGAGCCCCAGCGCCTGGCGGCCCTGCAGGCGTACCAGGTCAGCGGGGATGCGCCCTTCTTCGACGAGTTCGTGCGCCTGACGGGCAAGCTGTTCCAGGTGCCCATTGCGCTGGTGTCGTTGGTGGAGGCCGATACCGTCTGGTTCCGGGGCAACGCGGGCCTGGACGCGCCCGCGCGGGTACCCCGCAGCGTGAGCCTGTGCTCGGCCGCCATTCTCTCCGACGAGGCCACCGTGTTTGAGGACCTGCACCAGCAGCCCTGCTCCCTGGTGGCGCCCACGGCCGTAGAGGCCCTGGGCCTGCGCTTCTACGCCGGCTACCCCCTGCACACTTCCAGCGGGGAGGCCGTGGGCACGCTCTGCGTTATCGACCGCCAGCCCCGGACCCTGGCCCCGGAAGAGTTGGCCCTGCTGCCGCAGCTGGCGGCCGTGGCCCTGCAACTGCTCGACGTGCAGGTGGAGCTGGCCCGGCAGCGTGGCACCCTGGCCTCGCTCTGGCCCGACATCTACCAGGCCATTGCCGGCTCGCTCAGCCGCCTCGATACCCTGGTCGGGCTGGCCCAGTGGGAAGAGTCGCCTGATACGCCGGCGGCCCGGGCTTACCAGGCCTCGCGCCGGGAGGAGGCGAGCCTGCTGGTGAGCACCCTGCAACAGCAGCTCGCCCAGGCCCTGCGGCAGCTGCGCGCGGCCGGCTAGCGTTGCCCGGCGCGCGGCCTGGTCGGGTCTGTCAGGCTGAGCAATGCCCTTACGCTTGTTATCCGGAGGCGCAGCCGAAGGACCTGCCTTCCTGTTCTGATAAACGTCTTTCAACACACAAAAGCCCTTTACCACGCTGGTGGTAAAGGGCTTTTGCACGTTGGCACTACCGGCGGTGGGGTAGGCAAGGCAGGTCCTTCGGCTGCGCCTCAGGATGACAGACGAGAAAACGCGGGAGAAAAGGGCCGAGGTGCTGTCCGGCTCCCTGCTGCTCTTCGGAGACGCTGCGCATCAAGCAGACGCGGCGGAGTGAGCAGCTGTTTGAAGTAGACGTGAACGGTGTAGAGACGCAATATTTTGCGTCTCCCCGTTGCTGAATCCGCCACCCACCTGCGGCCAACTGTTCAACGAGGAGACGCAAAATATTGCGTCTCTACATCGTGCGGACAGCTTGTGAGGCGCCCCTACAGCCGTTTCCTGACCTGGCCCAGAATCCGCTGCATCTCGTTGCGGGTGGGCTGGTCGGAACCGGGGATGCTGTTGTTGAGGAAACTCACGGCCAGCAGGCGGCCGCTGCGGGTGCGCACGTAGCCGGCCAGGTTGCAGGTGTGGGTCAGGGTACCGGTCTTGCCCCAGAGCCAGGGGCCCCGGGCGTCGTGGTAGCGGTGGCGCAGGGTGCCCTGGCCGCCGCCGGCCGCCAGCAGGCGCAGCAGGCGGGGCTCGGGCACCTGCTGGTGCAGCAGCACGAGCAGGGCGCTCAGAGAGCGGGGCGTGACCAGGTTGAGGCGGGACAGGCCCGAGCCGTCGACCCAGGGCAGCGCATCGGGCAGGGCGCGGAAGTAGGTGCGGCGGGCGTGGCGCAGCACGCGCCAGGCGCTGAGCGAGTCGCGGGGCGGACCCAGCCGGGTGGCGCACATCAGCAGCAACTGCTCGGCCAGGAAATTGTCGCTGACCCGCAGCATGCGCCGGTAGAGCGAGTCGGCGGGCAGGCCCCGCAGGGTCCGGATGCTGTCCTGGGGGCGGGGCTGCCAGGGGGCGTGCACCACGGCGCGGCGCAGCGTGTCGCCGAGCAGGCGCAGCAGCAGCGTGCGGCTGGTGCGGTAGGGCACCTCATCCACCCACCGCCGCGCCGACGGGAAGTAGGTAAAGCGGTTCTCCAGCTGGGCCCGGCTCACGTGCTGATCGGGGTGATGGCCGGCCATTTCCTCGGCGGTAGCCCGGCCCAGGAGCGGGGCGAAGGGGCGGGGCAGCACCCGCACCCGCTGGGGCACGGCCGGCAGCCGGCGGCGGGCCGGCACCGGGGCGCGGGCGTAGAAGCGCACCGTGTTGCCGTAGAGCGGGAAGGCCGTGCGCTCGGCCTGGAAGTAGTAGCGGAAGTCGTCCCAGGCCCAGCTGGGGCCGTAGGGCGGCGGGGTGGCAATGTCGCAGTAGGCCAGCCGCCGCTCGGGGCGGCCGGCCAAAAAGGCGTAGGCCCGGCGCGAGGGCACGTCGCCGTGCAGGAAGGTCGGGTCGCCGGTGCCCTGGAAAAACAGCGTGTCGTGGCGGCTGAAGTAGCGCAGGCTGGGCAGCGAGTCGCCGAGCAGCTGCAGGCCGGTGTAGAAGCTGAAGAGTTTCATCACGCTGGCCGGGGTGAAGTAGCGGTCCTCATTCAGGCCGTACACTACTTCACCCGTGGCCGCGTCGGTAATGCTCAGGCCCACCTGGTGCCGGCGCAGGGCCGGGGCCGTGGTCAGCAGCGAGTCGAGCCAGGGCAGGGGGGTGCTGCCCCCGGGCCGGGCGGCGACGGGGGCGGCGGTTTTGGAATCCGGGGTGCAGGCCGGCAGGCTGGCCGCGGCCCCGGCCCCGAGCAGCAGGCAGAAAACAAGTCGTAGTAGCAGCACAGCCCGCAAGGTAGGCAGGGAAGCCGGCTAATCAGGCGTTCGGGCCCTGGGAAGTAGGGCCGGCGCTACTCAGATATTCTCGGCCAGCTCCAGCACGTTGCCGTGCAGGTCGGCCACGAACCCGCAGCGCGTGCCGATGGCCGGCACGCGGAACGGCTCCCGGATGACCGGCACGTCGCGGGCGCGCAGCTCGGCCAGGGTTTCGTCCAGGTTGTCGACCTCGAAGCAGAGGTGGTGGAAGCCCGCTACCAGGGGCTGGCCGGGAGCCGGGGCGGGGCCGGCGGCGGGGTCGTGCAGCACTTCCAGCCAGAATTGGTCGTCGTTGGCCGGGGCCAGAAACGCCAGCTGCAGCTCGCCCACGGTCCACTCCTTCAGGATGCGGAAGCCCAGCTTGCTGGTGTACCAGTGCAGGGTGGCCGCGTAGTCGGGGGTGCGCAGGCCCACGTGGGCCGCGCGCAGCTGGCCGGGGCCGCCGGCGGGGTTCCTGGGGGGCAGGGGAATGGCAGTATTGTCCATCGGATAAAGAAGTCAGGGGAAGAAATGAGTGGAGTTTACCAGGGGCTGAGGCCGGTTTCGGGGGCGTTGTCGTCGCTGAAAAACTGGCTGGTGGGGCCGTCGGGGCCCAGCACGGCGGCCCTGACCACCCGGGCGGCGGCCGCCGCTACCGTGCCCGGGCCGCTGTGGTGGTTGAAGTCGGTGGCGGTGTAGCCCGGGTCCACGGCGTTGACCTTGAAAGCCGTGTCGCGCAGCTCGTAGGCCAGCATGATGGTGTAGGCGTTCAGGGCCGCTTTCGAGGGCACGTAGGCGGCGCCCTTCACCGGGTAGTACTTCCAGGTCGGGTCGTTGTGCAGGGTAAGGGAGCCCAGGCCGGAGGTGACGTTGACGATGCGGGGCGCGGCCGACGCGCGCAGCAAGTCCAGGAAGGCCTGGGTGACTTCCATCACCCCGAAGACGTTGGTTTCGAACACCTCCCGCACCACGCTGACGGCCGTGGTCAGCGTCGGCTGGGGCATGCCGCCGCTGATGCCGGCGTTGTTGATGAGCACGTCCAGGACAGAGATTCTCTGGCCCAGCGCGGCGCGGGCGGCGGCCACGGAGGCGGGGTCGGTAACGTCGAGTGGCAGGGGCTCAACCTCGGCGTAGCCTTCGACCCGGAGCTGGTCGGCGGCCTGCTGGCCTTTGTGCGGGTCGCGGCTGCCCAGGAACACGTGGTAGCCGAGCCGGAGCAGCTGGCGGGCGGTTTCGAAGCCGATGCTTTTGTTGGCGCCGGTAATCAGAGCGGTTTTCATGGGGCTGGTAAATAGCGGGCTGAATGAACAGCACAAAGCTACCGGCCCCCCAGCGCCCCGCCGGCCCCCATTCCGCGGTATTACTGGTACATTTTGCGGATGCTGCTGCGGTACTCGGCCGGCGTGGTGCCCACCTCGCGCTTGAAGAAGCGGTTGAAGTAGGACGCGTCGGAAAAGCCCAGGTCGAAGGCAATTTCCTTGAGCGACAGGGGTGTGTAAAACAGCAGGCGGCGGGCTTCGAGCACCAGCCGCTCGTGAATGTGCTTGATGGCCGGCCGCCCGCTCTGGGCCTTGACGACCTCGCTCAGGTGGCCGGCCGAAATGTGGAGCTGCGCGGCGTAGGCCCCTACCGCGTGCTGTTCGCGGAAGCTCTCCTCAATCCGGGCCCGGAAGGTGCGCAGCAGCAGCTGGTCGGCCGACGGCTCGGCGCCGGTGAACTGCTCGGTGTAGAGCCGGCTCAGGTAGGTGAGCAGCACCGTGAGGTAGGCCGTGAGCATGCGGTGCTGCCACTCGCCGGGGCGCTGGTACTCGGCCGCGAGCTTGGCCAGCATATCTTCGGCAAACGCCCAGTCGGCCTCCGAAAGCCGCAGCTCGTGGCCGTGGTGAGGGTTCAGAATCAGGGGCAGCTCGCGCAGGGCGGCGTGCTGCTGCAGGGCCAGAAACTCGGGGGTGAAGGTGAGGTAGGTGCCCCAGAACGGCGTGGGCGCCTCTTTCACCAGCACCTGGTGGGGCGCGGTGAAGTAGAGCGTGCGGTTTTTGCGCGCGTAGGAGGTCATGTCGACCCAGTGCCGGCCCTGGTTCTGCCGCACGAACACCAGCAGGTAATACGACTTGCGGTGCGGAATCAGCAGGTCTTCCTCGTACACCAGCGCCCCTTCCGACTGCACGATGCTAAAGGGCTGGCTGCCCTTGCCGCCGGTCAGGCCGTGGTGCTCGGAGGTATAAACCGGAATCAGGGGTTTGCCGGGAAACGGATACATGCTCGGGGGAAAGGCTAGTCTGGGGGGTACTATACTGCGGGGCAACCTACGAAAGCCCGACCAGCCCCTAACCACGCCCGGCCCGAATGGTTGGCCGGGGGCGCGAAGAATACCGGGCCCGGGCGGTTAGGCTGCGCCG is a window from the Hymenobacter aquaticus genome containing:
- a CDS encoding class I SAM-dependent DNA methyltransferase, translating into MTDTQLEKTLWSTADKLRANMDAAEYKHVVLGLIFLKYISDAFEARHQQLDQELSDPSSDYYVAEPAARYNTLEDRDEYTAENVYYVPPSARWKHLQSHAKLPTIGTELDEAMEAIERDNPRLKGVLPKIYGRPTLDKMRLGQLIDLIGTIGMGGSGHMSKDLLGRVYEYFLGQFADAEGKKGGQFYTPGSIVRLMVEMLEPYQGRIYDGACGSGGMFVQSDKFIEEHRGRKDAISVFGQESNPTTHRLARMNLAIRGIEATIELGDTLLHDAFPDLKADFVLANPPFNISDWNGEQLRDDRRWKYGVPPLGNANFAWLQHFVHKLSPKGRGGIVLANGSMTSASGGEDAMRRELVQANLVDCMVALPTQLFFNTQIPACIWFLARDRASNPQRDRSKEILFIDARQLGTMISRRNRELTETDIRRVADVYHNWRCQSASVGPNGEPPVTYLDEPGFCRAASIEEVEAHGFVLTPGRYVGTEDVEENEEYEELLQELGAELATQLAESAQLEDKIRQSLLSVGITI
- a CDS encoding restriction endonuclease subunit S, whose product is MMNSWRNVKLGDIARLIKDGYTPEPDDDTPYIGLEHIEQQTLRLISCGIASDVTSTKAQFKTGDILFGKLRPYFRKVYRPKFDGICSTDIWVIRARTGVDQGFLFYLLASYEFVDMTAAGSSGTRMPRADWKYLSNSEWRWKLPPLPEQQQIAAILSSLDDKIELNRRMNQTLEQLAQTLFRQWFVAFDFSNAEGQPYRSSGGEMVESELGEIPQGWRVGSLDTIATYLNGLALQKFPADGPDSLPVIKIREMRQGITDATDRASRAVGEKYIIQDGDILFSWSGTLDVVMWSGGEGALNQHLFKVSSSAYPKWFFYLWTLFHLEQFKQIAKDKATTMGHIQRRHLTEAIVTIPNEFQLETMSLVLEPILSRILNNMLESRTLATLRDTLLPQLLSGRLTVRQGEELAAQS
- a CDS encoding Fic/DOC family protein — protein: MKYQAADGEGEVLPNRLGLTERAAVEQAETQGFLLAEQELLEELREDQVFDAAYLQELHRRALGEVYEFAGRYRSVNMSKGGFTFPAALHLPQSMAAFEREMLLPLPHAWPTTADLVRDVARVHAELLFIHPFREGNGRTARVLANLMAYKNGSTSFQWEKLAEPEQFALYVRAVQAAGRQVDYGPMEAVIRSVLPSELA
- a CDS encoding type I restriction endonuclease subunit R; translation: MTEDDIEQLALEFLAAQQYQTVYGPTLGPPDSNHGGEERQHYDDVVLAGRLRDFLDRHNRHLPADARQDALRQVLRVGEGLTPLAANEAFHTLLTEGVPVEYRDPASGEVRGDRVWLIDWDRPEQNQFLAVNQLTIIEDGQNKRPDMVLFVNGMPLVVLELKNAANAKATCKQAFQQLQTYKKAIPGLFVYNALLVVSDGFEAKAGTVSSDWSRFSAWKARDEYGLAPTNESQLETLCAGLLPPAHLLDVLRHFLVFEHARNGTIKKLAAYHQFFAVRKAVTATQKAASVRGDKRAGVVWHTQGSGKSLSMVFYAGKLVVSEELGNPTLVILTDRNDLDQQLYQTFTDCRALMRQVPEQAEDREDLRRKLSVAAGGVVFTTIQKFLPEEKGTRYPELSARRNIVVIADEAHRSQYDFIDGFARHLRDALPNATYIGFTGTPVESTDRNTQAVFGDYIDVYDIQQAVEDGATVRIYYENRLVKINLKAGEEDLVDTAFEELTESEELTAKQQLKARWARVEALVGSDDRVRRIAQDIVQHFEARTAVLAGKGMIVCMSRRICAALYAEIVKLRPEWHSANDKQGKLKVVMTGSSSDAEHLQPHIRNKAARTALADRMKDPQDELQLVIVRDMWLTGFDAPSLHTLYVDKPMKGHNLMQAIARVNRVFPGKDGGLVVDYLGIATDLKRALATYTESGGKGKPTLDQAEAVAATLSFHEAVVSLLHGCNYGGYYSLTTKQKLAGIIDLADCVLALPDNGRQRFLDQTLGLLKTFAIAVPHPTVLALSDDVALFQAVRARLLKLEEGSKPAGKSDEEVDTAIRQIVSDAVVAGDVVDIFAEAGLRKPDISILSDEFLAEVRGLKQKNIALELLKKLLVEDIKSRARSNVVQSRKFSEMLDAAVKKYQNNVITAAQIIDELIKLAKDLKEQDARGDKFNLNKDELAFYDALGASESAVEVMGDDKLRIIARELVDIVRKNTSIDWTLKESVQANLRRLVKRILNKYGYPPDLQARAVETVLEQAKRLAVSSNI
- a CDS encoding GAF domain-containing protein, with amino-acid sequence MNTPSHLLSSNEPQRLAALQAYQVSGDAPFFDEFVRLTGKLFQVPIALVSLVEADTVWFRGNAGLDAPARVPRSVSLCSAAILSDEATVFEDLHQQPCSLVAPTAVEALGLRFYAGYPLHTSSGEAVGTLCVIDRQPRTLAPEELALLPQLAAVALQLLDVQVELARQRGTLASLWPDIYQAIAGSLSRLDTLVGLAQWEESPDTPAARAYQASRREEASLLVSTLQQQLAQALRQLRAAG
- a CDS encoding D-alanyl-D-alanine carboxypeptidase, which translates into the protein MLLLRLVFCLLLGAGAAASLPACTPDSKTAAPVAARPGGSTPLPWLDSLLTTAPALRRHQVGLSITDAATGEVVYGLNEDRYFTPASVMKLFSFYTGLQLLGDSLPSLRYFSRHDTLFFQGTGDPTFLHGDVPSRRAYAFLAGRPERRLAYCDIATPPPYGPSWAWDDFRYYFQAERTAFPLYGNTVRFYARAPVPARRRLPAVPQRVRVLPRPFAPLLGRATAEEMAGHHPDQHVSRAQLENRFTYFPSARRWVDEVPYRTSRTLLLRLLGDTLRRAVVHAPWQPRPQDSIRTLRGLPADSLYRRMLRVSDNFLAEQLLLMCATRLGPPRDSLSAWRVLRHARRTYFRALPDALPWVDGSGLSRLNLVTPRSLSALLVLLHQQVPEPRLLRLLAAGGGQGTLRHRYHDARGPWLWGKTGTLTHTCNLAGYVRTRSGRLLAVSFLNNSIPGSDQPTRNEMQRILGQVRKRL
- a CDS encoding VOC family protein; the protein is MDNTAIPLPPRNPAGGPGQLRAAHVGLRTPDYAATLHWYTSKLGFRILKEWTVGELQLAFLAPANDDQFWLEVLHDPAAGPAPAPGQPLVAGFHHLCFEVDNLDETLAELRARDVPVIREPFRVPAIGTRCGFVADLHGNVLELAENI
- a CDS encoding SDR family NAD(P)-dependent oxidoreductase, which produces MKTALITGANKSIGFETARQLLRLGYHVFLGSRDPHKGQQAADQLRVEGYAEVEPLPLDVTDPASVAAARAALGQRISVLDVLINNAGISGGMPQPTLTTAVSVVREVFETNVFGVMEVTQAFLDLLRASAAPRIVNVTSGLGSLTLHNDPTWKYYPVKGAAYVPSKAALNAYTIMLAYELRDTAFKVNAVDPGYTATDFNHHSGPGTVAAAAARVVRAAVLGPDGPTSQFFSDDNAPETGLSPW
- a CDS encoding AraC family transcriptional regulator, producing the protein MYPFPGKPLIPVYTSEHHGLTGGKGSQPFSIVQSEGALVYEEDLLIPHRKSYYLLVFVRQNQGRHWVDMTSYARKNRTLYFTAPHQVLVKEAPTPFWGTYLTFTPEFLALQQHAALRELPLILNPHHGHELRLSEADWAFAEDMLAKLAAEYQRPGEWQHRMLTAYLTVLLTYLSRLYTEQFTGAEPSADQLLLRTFRARIEESFREQHAVGAYAAQLHISAGHLSEVVKAQSGRPAIKHIHERLVLEARRLLFYTPLSLKEIAFDLGFSDASYFNRFFKREVGTTPAEYRSSIRKMYQ